A region of Thermobifida halotolerans DNA encodes the following proteins:
- a CDS encoding LysR family transcriptional regulator gives MVGAGPNAVRILVAVADAGQFQEAAADLSITQQAVSKRVAALENDLGVRLFTRTARGARPTIDGRAFLPHARALLRAERRAVASVRPGRRAVRVDVIGRRLAPADLLSDFKRAHPDTELDAVTLFVGERTRLVWSADHNLRRVALRDPTPVYPHSLVWRGDNPPPVLTAPRDHLAATRPDHRGDKTWTPGWAR, from the coding sequence GTGGTCGGCGCGGGCCCCAACGCCGTGCGCATCCTCGTCGCCGTCGCGGACGCCGGACAGTTCCAGGAAGCCGCCGCCGACCTGTCGATCACCCAGCAGGCCGTCTCCAAGCGCGTCGCCGCCCTGGAGAATGACCTCGGCGTGCGGCTGTTCACCCGCACCGCGCGCGGCGCCCGGCCCACCATCGACGGACGGGCGTTCCTGCCCCACGCCCGCGCTCTCCTCCGGGCCGAGAGACGGGCGGTCGCCTCCGTGCGGCCCGGCCGCCGCGCGGTGCGTGTCGACGTGATCGGGCGGCGGCTCGCGCCGGCGGATCTGCTTTCCGACTTCAAGCGCGCCCACCCCGACACCGAACTCGACGCGGTGACCCTCTTCGTCGGCGAACGGACCCGCCTCGTCTGGTCCGCCGACCACAACCTGCGGCGCGTCGCCCTGCGCGATCCGACACCGGTCTACCCGCACTCGCTGGTCTGGCGCGGCGACAACCCGCCCCCCGTGCTCACCGCGCCGCGCGACCACCTCGCCGCCACACGTCCCGACCACCGTGGCGACAAGACCTGGACACCGGGATGGGCGCGGTAA
- a CDS encoding serine/threonine-protein kinase, with amino-acid sequence MRSEMVLAGRYRLEERLGRGGMGEVWRGFDPHLQRSVAVKLIAGGGGDDEALIRRFQREARIAANIQHPGITAVHDFGRHDGQLFLVMELLRGRDLAALLADHPDGLPLDQVVSVATQAADALQAAHAHRVVHRDLKPGNLFLLDSGHVKICDFGIAHIADATSQLTAAGTALGTPAFMPPEQWKGEEVDAGSDVYAFGGVLHTMLTGSVPFTGTLPALMAQHLTQPPPPVRADRPDVPAELADLVARMMAKDPAERPASHDLSGLIRRAAGSSAATGASPTAAATPAPPPAAATPVPPHATAYPATGHSRPPSQPVHPGGTAAPAAGDPHTMFTLGLRHREQGDVAGAESWYRRAAEAGHLDSMFNLALLSRERGNMAEAESWYRRAAEAGDPDAMTNLGTLLKDRGEVAEAEQWHRRAAEAGHVASMHTLGNLLYGRGDAAEAEQWWCRAAEGGNIRAMGLLGNLLEQRGDAFGAEQWYRRAAESGHLDAMVNLGVLLENRRDLFGAEQWYHRAAEAGDIDAMVNLGSLLYDRGDVGGAEYWWRRAAQTGNTRAIHNLGRLG; translated from the coding sequence GTGCGGTCCGAGATGGTGCTGGCCGGCCGGTACCGGCTGGAAGAGCGACTGGGACGCGGCGGAATGGGCGAGGTGTGGCGGGGTTTCGACCCGCACCTGCAGCGTTCCGTCGCCGTCAAACTCATCGCCGGGGGAGGAGGTGACGACGAGGCCCTGATCCGGCGGTTCCAACGTGAGGCGCGCATCGCCGCCAACATCCAGCACCCCGGCATCACCGCCGTGCACGACTTCGGCCGCCACGACGGCCAACTGTTCCTCGTCATGGAGCTGCTGCGCGGCCGCGACCTCGCCGCGCTCCTCGCCGACCACCCCGACGGCCTGCCGCTGGACCAGGTGGTGTCGGTCGCCACCCAGGCCGCCGACGCGCTGCAGGCCGCGCACGCCCACCGGGTGGTGCACCGCGACCTCAAACCCGGCAACCTGTTCCTGCTCGACAGCGGGCACGTCAAGATCTGCGACTTCGGGATCGCCCACATCGCCGACGCGACCAGCCAGCTCACCGCCGCCGGAACCGCGCTCGGCACCCCGGCGTTCATGCCCCCCGAGCAGTGGAAGGGCGAGGAGGTCGACGCCGGCAGCGACGTCTACGCGTTCGGCGGCGTCCTGCACACGATGCTGACCGGCAGCGTCCCCTTCACCGGCACCCTGCCCGCGCTGATGGCCCAGCACCTCACCCAGCCCCCGCCGCCCGTCCGCGCCGACCGACCCGACGTCCCCGCCGAACTGGCCGACCTCGTGGCTCGGATGATGGCCAAGGATCCCGCCGAGCGGCCCGCCAGCCACGACCTGAGCGGACTGATCCGCCGCGCCGCCGGGTCCTCCGCCGCCACGGGAGCCTCCCCGACGGCCGCGGCGACCCCCGCCCCGCCGCCCGCCGCGGCCACCCCGGTCCCGCCGCATGCGACCGCATATCCCGCCACGGGCCATTCCCGGCCCCCCTCGCAGCCGGTCCATCCCGGCGGCACCGCGGCCCCCGCGGCGGGCGACCCCCACACCATGTTCACCCTGGGACTGCGCCACAGGGAGCAGGGCGACGTCGCCGGAGCCGAGTCCTGGTACCGGCGCGCCGCCGAGGCGGGCCACCTCGACTCCATGTTCAACCTCGCCCTGCTCTCCCGGGAGCGCGGCAACATGGCCGAGGCCGAGTCCTGGTACCGGCGCGCCGCCGAGGCGGGCGACCCCGACGCCATGACCAACCTCGGCACCCTCCTCAAGGACCGCGGAGAGGTCGCCGAGGCCGAGCAGTGGCACCGGAGAGCGGCCGAGGCGGGCCACGTCGCCTCCATGCACACCCTCGGCAACCTGCTGTACGGCAGGGGCGACGCAGCCGAGGCCGAGCAGTGGTGGTGCCGCGCCGCCGAGGGCGGCAACATCCGCGCCATGGGCCTGCTGGGCAATCTGCTGGAGCAGCGGGGCGACGCGTTCGGCGCGGAGCAGTGGTACCGGCGCGCCGCCGAGTCCGGTCACCTCGACGCCATGGTCAACCTCGGCGTCCTGCTGGAGAACCGCCGGGACCTGTTCGGCGCGGAGCAGTGGTACCACCGCGCCGCCGAGGCGGGCGACATCGACGCCATGGTCAACCTCGGCAGTCTGCTGTACGACCGCGGCGACGTGGGCGGAGCCGAGTACTGGTGGCGCCGCGCCGCCCAGACCGGCAACACCCGGGCCATCCACAACCTCGGCAGACTGGGGTAG
- a CDS encoding FAD-dependent oxidoreductase has product MSHQPRHVVVIGHGMVGARFVDEVARRDPDGDRLRVTVVGAEPEGPYNRILLSEVVNGRLAEADLALPETVMPRLTVRSGRAATAIDPAARTVALDDGSSLDYDELVLATGARAVLPPMPGATVPSGAPAEGVTALRDLADCRRLKALVRPGAPVVVLGGGVLGLEAARALSQTGARVNLVESSTWLMRRQLDQDAARVLQGHYNRLGITVHSWKVAVRWIPGTGLELDDGRVLAGDALVVTAGVRPRTELAAEAGLDVEHAIVVNDSLTTSDPRVHAIGDCAQHPGGGGGLVQPGYEQAAVLADLLTGAAPHARYTGARPATRLKADGIDLVSFGEPDAEDAETVTVNDAHGGRYAKLSVRDDRVVGAILLGFPDSAATIGQLYDHGSPVPQDRLALLLGGALPDTSAEEADPDATLVCRCNAVSRARLESAWLDGARTKDAVAAATRATTGCGGCTRDVNALLSSWNNGQPAPTPA; this is encoded by the coding sequence GTGAGTCACCAGCCCAGGCACGTCGTTGTCATCGGCCACGGCATGGTGGGGGCCCGTTTCGTCGACGAGGTCGCCCGCCGCGACCCCGACGGCGATCGGCTGCGCGTCACCGTGGTGGGCGCCGAGCCGGAAGGCCCCTACAACCGCATCCTGCTGTCCGAGGTCGTCAACGGCAGACTTGCCGAGGCCGACCTGGCGCTGCCCGAGACCGTCATGCCGCGTCTGACGGTGCGCTCGGGACGCGCCGCCACCGCGATCGACCCGGCCGCGCGCACCGTCGCCCTGGACGACGGAAGCAGCCTCGACTACGACGAGCTGGTCCTGGCCACCGGGGCGCGCGCGGTGCTGCCCCCGATGCCCGGCGCCACCGTCCCCTCCGGCGCGCCCGCCGAGGGCGTCACCGCGCTGCGCGACCTGGCCGACTGCCGCCGCCTGAAGGCGCTGGTGCGCCCCGGAGCGCCCGTCGTCGTCCTGGGCGGCGGCGTGCTCGGCCTGGAGGCCGCGCGCGCGTTGAGCCAGACGGGGGCACGGGTCAACCTGGTGGAGTCCTCGACGTGGCTGATGCGCCGCCAGCTCGACCAGGACGCCGCACGTGTCCTGCAGGGCCACTACAACCGCCTCGGCATCACCGTCCACTCCTGGAAGGTGGCCGTGCGCTGGATTCCCGGCACCGGCCTGGAACTCGACGACGGCCGCGTCCTGGCTGGAGACGCCCTGGTCGTCACCGCCGGGGTGCGCCCGCGCACCGAACTGGCCGCCGAGGCCGGACTGGACGTGGAGCACGCGATCGTCGTCAACGACTCGCTGACCACATCCGACCCGCGCGTCCACGCCATCGGCGACTGCGCCCAGCACCCGGGCGGAGGCGGCGGACTGGTGCAGCCCGGATACGAGCAGGCCGCGGTGCTGGCCGACCTGCTCACCGGGGCCGCCCCGCACGCCCGCTACACCGGGGCGCGTCCGGCCACCCGGCTCAAGGCCGACGGCATCGACCTGGTGTCCTTCGGCGAACCCGACGCCGAGGACGCCGAGACCGTCACCGTCAACGACGCCCACGGCGGACGCTACGCCAAGCTGTCGGTGCGCGACGACCGCGTCGTCGGCGCGATCCTGCTGGGCTTCCCCGACTCCGCGGCCACCATCGGCCAGCTCTACGACCACGGCTCACCGGTGCCCCAGGACCGGCTGGCCCTGCTGCTGGGCGGCGCACTGCCCGACACCTCAGCGGAGGAGGCCGACCCGGACGCGACCCTGGTGTGCCGGTGCAACGCGGTCAGCCGCGCCCGGTTGGAGAGCGCGTGGCTGGACGGCGCCCGCACCAAGGACGCCGTCGCCGCCGCCACCCGCGCCACCACCGGCTGCGGCGGCTGCACCCGTGACGTCAACGCCCTGCTGTCGTCCTGGAACAACGGCCAGCCCGCCCCGACACCGGCCTAG
- a CDS encoding MFS transporter, translating into MATETATSPQEQKGRWITHWDPEDATFWRERGSRIANRNLWASIFAEHLGFSVWSLWSVLVLFMTPETGFAFTPEQKFLLISVVSLVGAVLRVPYTLAVPKFGGRNWTLVSVGILLVPTVLATVLIQRPDTPFWVFVVLAATAGLGGGNFSSSMANINFYFPESRKGWALGLNAGGGNIGVATVQLVGLAVIALFTAQAGHFVPLFYIPFLLLALWVAWRHMNNLATARTDTKAQIAATRERDFWIMSVLYIGTFGSFIGFGFAFGLLLQNQFDRTPLEAAMVTFMGPLLGSLIRPVGGWLADRLGGARVTAWNFLAMAAGTGLVVVATVQGSLPLFVLSFGAVFVLTGVGNGSTYKMIPAIYAAKAENLVSRGTPREEAVAHTKRIASSMLGLIGAVGALGGVAINLVFREAFAATGSATPAFVAFLAFYLACVAITWSVYMRPPAAAPTAEPAAR; encoded by the coding sequence GTGGCGACCGAGACCGCAACGTCCCCACAGGAGCAGAAGGGCCGGTGGATCACCCACTGGGACCCCGAGGACGCAACCTTCTGGCGCGAGCGCGGCAGCAGGATCGCCAACCGCAACCTGTGGGCATCGATCTTCGCCGAGCACCTCGGCTTCTCCGTGTGGAGCCTGTGGTCGGTGCTGGTGCTGTTCATGACACCCGAGACCGGCTTCGCCTTCACCCCGGAGCAGAAATTCCTGCTCATCTCCGTCGTCTCCCTGGTGGGGGCGGTGCTGCGCGTGCCCTACACGCTGGCCGTGCCCAAGTTCGGGGGACGCAACTGGACGCTGGTCTCGGTCGGGATCCTGCTGGTCCCCACCGTGCTGGCGACCGTGCTCATCCAGCGGCCCGACACCCCGTTCTGGGTGTTCGTGGTGCTGGCCGCCACCGCGGGCCTGGGCGGCGGGAACTTCTCCTCCTCCATGGCCAACATCAACTTCTACTTCCCCGAGAGCCGCAAGGGCTGGGCGCTGGGCCTCAACGCCGGAGGCGGCAACATCGGCGTGGCCACCGTGCAACTGGTGGGCCTGGCCGTCATCGCGCTGTTCACCGCCCAGGCCGGGCACTTCGTCCCGCTGTTCTACATCCCGTTCCTGCTGCTGGCGCTGTGGGTGGCCTGGCGGCACATGAACAACCTGGCCACCGCCCGCACCGACACCAAGGCGCAGATCGCCGCCACCAGGGAGCGCGACTTCTGGATCATGTCGGTGCTCTACATCGGCACGTTCGGCTCGTTCATCGGCTTCGGGTTCGCCTTCGGCCTGCTGCTGCAGAACCAGTTCGACCGCACGCCCCTGGAAGCCGCCATGGTGACCTTCATGGGCCCGCTGCTGGGATCGCTGATCCGCCCGGTCGGCGGCTGGCTGGCCGACCGGCTCGGCGGAGCCAGGGTGACCGCCTGGAACTTCCTGGCCATGGCCGCCGGCACCGGCCTGGTCGTGGTCGCCACCGTCCAGGGCTCGCTGCCGCTGTTCGTCCTCAGTTTCGGCGCCGTGTTCGTACTCACCGGCGTCGGCAACGGCTCCACCTACAAGATGATCCCCGCGATCTACGCCGCCAAGGCCGAGAACCTCGTCAGTCGGGGCACCCCCCGCGAGGAGGCCGTCGCCCACACCAAGCGGATCGCCAGCTCCATGCTGGGCCTCATCGGCGCGGTCGGCGCCCTCGGCGGGGTCGCCATCAACCTGGTCTTCCGCGAGGCGTTCGCCGCCACCGGATCGGCCACCCCCGCCTTCGTCGCCTTCCTCGCCTTCTACCTGGCCTGCGTGGCCATCACCTGGTCCGTCTACATGCGCCCGCCCGCCGCCGCGCCGACCGCGGAGCCCGCCGCACGATGA
- a CDS encoding putative protein N(5)-glutamine methyltransferase: MPVPVPSSRHLLSVTAELRAAGCVFAEDEARLLVSAARTPTELAAMVERRAGGCPLEYVLGWAGFCGLRIAVETGVFVPRRRTEFLVRRAAALAPPCAVVVDLCCGSGAVGAALAAALGPIELHAADIDPVAVRCARRNLAGKGRVHEGDLYSALPEELRGRVDVLVANAPYVPTEELGLLPAEARAHEPRTALDGGADGLDVQRRVIAAAPSWLAPGGHLLVETSERQAPRTAAAAARGGLLPRVAHCEERDATVVIAARR; the protein is encoded by the coding sequence GTGCCGGTTCCCGTGCCTTCTTCTCGTCACCTCCTGTCCGTCACCGCCGAACTGCGCGCCGCCGGGTGCGTGTTCGCCGAGGACGAGGCACGCCTGCTCGTCTCCGCGGCACGCACCCCGACCGAACTGGCCGCCATGGTGGAGCGGCGGGCCGGCGGCTGCCCCCTGGAGTACGTCCTGGGGTGGGCGGGGTTCTGCGGGCTGCGGATCGCGGTGGAGACCGGGGTGTTCGTGCCGCGCCGCCGCACCGAGTTCCTCGTCCGCCGGGCGGCGGCCCTGGCCCCGCCGTGCGCTGTTGTCGTCGACCTGTGCTGCGGTTCGGGCGCGGTGGGGGCCGCGCTCGCCGCGGCACTGGGGCCCATCGAGTTGCACGCCGCCGACATCGACCCCGTCGCGGTGCGGTGCGCCCGCCGCAACCTCGCCGGGAAGGGCCGGGTCCACGAGGGTGACCTGTACTCGGCCCTGCCCGAGGAGCTGCGCGGCCGCGTCGACGTACTGGTCGCCAACGCCCCCTACGTGCCCACCGAGGAGCTCGGCCTGCTGCCCGCGGAGGCCCGCGCGCACGAACCGAGGACGGCGCTCGACGGCGGCGCGGACGGCCTCGACGTCCAGCGGCGGGTGATCGCCGCCGCACCGTCGTGGCTCGCCCCGGGCGGCCACCTGCTGGTCGAGACCAGCGAGCGCCAGGCCCCGCGCACCGCCGCCGCGGCCGCCCGCGGCGGACTGCTGCCGCGCGTGGCCCACTGCGAGGAGCGGGACGCCACCGTCGTCATCGCGGCACGGCGTTGA
- a CDS encoding SDR family NAD(P)-dependent oxidoreductase, producing MIDTGLVDRTVLVTGAGRGIGAAIARAFAAQGARVAAHYLPAAAPAPDGVRWEHETPPVEEVDALVGGLDGAVAVAADLAAPDAAGHLFDRVEERLGPVDVLVNNAAHCESPDTADTLTAEGLGRHYRVNAIAPALLTAELARRARATDPPCVVNISTDAARAFPGQIGYGTSKAALEAFTRAAALELAPRGIRVNAVAPGPVQTGWMDSGLVEQVRDLVPLGRVGEPEDVADAVVFLASHQARWITGQVLQVAGGHAL from the coding sequence ATGATCGACACGGGACTCGTGGACCGGACGGTACTGGTCACCGGCGCCGGGCGGGGGATCGGCGCGGCGATCGCCCGCGCGTTCGCCGCACAGGGGGCACGGGTGGCCGCGCACTACCTGCCCGCGGCGGCCCCGGCGCCCGACGGGGTGCGCTGGGAGCACGAGACACCTCCCGTGGAGGAGGTCGACGCTCTGGTGGGCGGGTTGGACGGGGCGGTGGCGGTCGCGGCGGACCTGGCCGCGCCGGACGCCGCCGGGCACCTGTTCGACCGGGTCGAGGAGCGCCTGGGGCCGGTGGACGTGCTGGTGAACAACGCCGCGCACTGCGAGAGCCCCGACACCGCGGACACGCTCACCGCAGAGGGACTGGGCCGCCACTACCGGGTCAACGCGATCGCGCCCGCCCTGCTCACCGCCGAACTCGCCCGCCGCGCCCGCGCGACGGACCCGCCGTGCGTGGTCAACATCTCCACCGACGCCGCCCGCGCCTTTCCCGGCCAGATCGGCTACGGCACCTCCAAGGCCGCCCTGGAGGCGTTCACCCGGGCCGCGGCACTGGAGCTGGCCCCGCGCGGCATCCGGGTCAACGCGGTGGCCCCCGGGCCGGTGCAGACCGGTTGGATGGATTCCGGCCTGGTCGAGCAGGTCCGCGACCTCGTGCCGCTGGGGCGCGTCGGAGAGCCCGAGGACGTCGCCGACGCGGTGGTGTTCCTCGCCTCCCACCAGGCCCGGTGGATCACCGGACAGGTGCTGCAGGTCGCCGGGGGACATGCCCTGTGA
- a CDS encoding molybdopterin oxidoreductase family protein has protein sequence MTTTHCPYCALQCAMHLESGPGGVLAARPAAFPTNRGGLCRKGWTSAETLTVADRLTTPLLRKDRGAELRPVDWDTALDHVADRLRAVQAAHGRDAVAVFGSGGLTNEKSYQLGKFARVALGTSQIDYNGRFCMSSAAAAGNRAFGLDRGMPFPVTDLDDAEVIVLAGANPAETMPPLMGHLSAARLVVVDPRRSGTAREALRRDGMHLAPRPGTDLALALGLLHAARLEGLLDDDYIAERTTGFAAAWRHAAAWWPERTEHVTGVPAAHIRDAARLIGTAENAYILTGRGVEQHAKGTDTASAWINLALSLGLPGRVGSGYGCITGQGNGQGGREHGQKADQLPGYRRIDDAAARAHVASVWGVDPDDLPGPGRSAFELLDALGTDTGPRAMLLFGSNPVVSAPDATRVRERMAALDLLVVADFVLSESAAMADVVLPVTQWAEESGTMTNLEGRVLRRRRATAPPEGVRTDLEVLHHLAVRLGQPAERFPTDPDLVLAELGAASVGGAADYSGVTPERLEAGEALHWPVPSGGGPTPRLFLDAFAHPDGRARFAAVDHRAAAEDTDAEYPLLATTGRLMGHYQSGAQTRRVAELADAEPEAYVEVHPDTAARCGLAEGEWATVASRRGSTVARVRLRPDTRRDTVFLPFHYPAEQAANNLTNPALDPTSRMPEFKVSAVRLHPCAGRRGGEDR, from the coding sequence ATGACCACCACCCACTGCCCGTACTGCGCCCTGCAGTGCGCGATGCACCTGGAGAGCGGGCCGGGCGGCGTCCTCGCCGCCCGCCCCGCGGCCTTTCCCACCAACCGGGGCGGACTGTGCCGCAAGGGATGGACCTCGGCGGAGACGCTCACCGTCGCCGACCGGCTCACCACGCCCCTGCTGCGCAAGGACCGCGGCGCCGAACTGCGGCCGGTCGACTGGGACACCGCCCTCGACCACGTCGCCGACCGGCTGCGCGCCGTCCAGGCCGCCCACGGCCGCGACGCGGTCGCGGTGTTCGGCAGCGGCGGTCTGACCAACGAGAAGAGCTACCAGCTCGGCAAGTTCGCGCGCGTGGCCCTGGGCACCTCCCAGATCGACTACAACGGCCGGTTCTGCATGTCCTCGGCCGCCGCCGCGGGCAACCGCGCCTTCGGACTGGACCGGGGCATGCCGTTCCCGGTCACCGACCTCGACGACGCCGAGGTGATCGTGCTGGCCGGAGCCAATCCGGCCGAGACGATGCCGCCGCTCATGGGCCACCTGTCCGCGGCCCGGCTCGTCGTCGTCGACCCGCGCCGCTCCGGCACCGCCCGCGAGGCGCTGCGCCGCGACGGCATGCACCTGGCGCCCCGCCCCGGCACCGACCTGGCGCTGGCGCTGGGCCTGCTGCACGCGGCCCGCCTCGAAGGGCTGCTGGACGACGACTACATCGCCGAACGCACCACCGGCTTCGCCGCCGCCTGGCGGCACGCCGCGGCCTGGTGGCCCGAACGCACCGAGCACGTCACCGGCGTGCCCGCCGCCCACATCCGCGACGCCGCCCGCCTGATCGGCACCGCCGAAAACGCCTACATCCTCACCGGGCGCGGCGTCGAACAGCACGCCAAGGGCACCGACACCGCCTCGGCGTGGATCAACCTGGCCCTGAGCCTGGGCCTGCCCGGACGCGTCGGCTCCGGCTACGGATGCATCACCGGCCAGGGCAACGGCCAGGGCGGGCGCGAACACGGCCAGAAAGCCGACCAGTTGCCCGGCTACCGCCGCATCGACGACGCCGCGGCCCGCGCGCACGTCGCCTCGGTGTGGGGCGTGGACCCCGACGACCTGCCCGGTCCGGGACGCAGCGCCTTCGAACTGCTGGACGCCCTGGGCACCGACACCGGGCCGCGCGCCATGCTGCTGTTCGGCTCCAACCCGGTCGTCTCCGCCCCCGACGCCACCCGGGTGCGTGAGCGGATGGCCGCCCTCGACCTGCTGGTGGTGGCCGACTTCGTGCTGTCGGAGTCGGCGGCGATGGCCGACGTGGTGCTGCCCGTGACCCAGTGGGCCGAGGAGAGCGGCACCATGACCAACCTGGAGGGCCGCGTCCTGCGCCGCCGCCGGGCCACGGCCCCGCCCGAGGGGGTGCGCACCGACCTGGAGGTCCTGCACCATCTCGCGGTGCGGCTGGGGCAGCCCGCCGAACGCTTCCCCACCGACCCCGACCTGGTGCTGGCCGAGTTGGGCGCCGCCTCCGTCGGAGGGGCCGCCGACTACTCGGGCGTCACCCCGGAGCGGCTGGAGGCGGGCGAGGCCCTGCACTGGCCGGTCCCCTCCGGCGGCGGGCCCACCCCGCGCCTGTTCCTGGACGCCTTCGCCCACCCGGACGGACGCGCCCGGTTCGCCGCCGTGGACCACCGGGCGGCCGCCGAGGACACCGACGCGGAGTACCCGCTGCTGGCCACGACCGGCCGCCTCATGGGCCACTACCAGTCGGGGGCCCAGACCCGCCGTGTCGCGGAACTCGCCGACGCCGAGCCCGAGGCCTACGTGGAGGTGCACCCCGACACCGCCGCGCGGTGCGGCCTCGCCGAGGGCGAGTGGGCCACCGTCGCCTCCCGGCGCGGCTCGACCGTCGCCCGGGTGCGGCTGCGCCCCGACACCCGCCGGGACACCGTGTTCCTGCCGTTCCACTACCCGGCCGAGCAGGCCGCCAACAACCTGACCAACCCTGCCCTGGATCCGACCAGCCGTATGCCCGAGTTCAAGGTCAGCGCGGTGCGACTGCACCCGTGCGCGGGCCGCAGAGGAGGAGAAGACCGGTGA
- a CDS encoding nitroreductase/quinone reductase family protein → MSASEPPNPFNHTEPHVSDFNRPVVEEFRANRGRVDGPLGGDLLLLTTVGARSGREHTTPLGYFRDGERLLVVASAGGAPRHPDWYRNLLAHPAARVEVGAKTFGAIAVPLEGAERDRLFAEIVRRDPGYGDYQARTGRTIPVVALERLTEDDGAAASLADKLVEIHTWLRGQLHHVRAETDAYLATRAEADERPPVGLGLQIRQHCLAFCEGLHFHHTAEDAGVLPALEQQHPELKETVERLRAEHRAVERVRGELVALLAEVSTADPDRFRAELDRMAGDLEAHLDYEEEQLLPLLAAVPFPPGGPQPSSGAD, encoded by the coding sequence TTGTCCGCGTCCGAGCCTCCGAACCCGTTCAACCACACCGAACCACACGTCAGCGACTTCAACCGGCCCGTCGTCGAGGAGTTCCGCGCCAACAGGGGCCGCGTCGACGGCCCCCTCGGGGGTGACCTGCTGCTGCTCACCACCGTGGGCGCCAGGTCCGGCCGGGAGCACACCACTCCCCTGGGCTACTTCCGCGACGGCGAACGGCTGCTGGTCGTCGCCTCGGCCGGCGGCGCGCCCCGCCATCCCGACTGGTACCGCAACCTGCTCGCCCACCCGGCGGCGCGCGTCGAGGTCGGCGCCAAGACCTTCGGCGCGATCGCGGTCCCCCTGGAAGGCGCCGAACGCGACCGGCTGTTCGCCGAGATCGTGCGCCGGGACCCCGGCTACGGCGACTACCAGGCCAGAACCGGGCGGACCATTCCGGTGGTGGCGTTGGAGCGCCTCACCGAGGACGACGGCGCGGCGGCCAGTCTCGCCGACAAGCTCGTCGAGATCCACACGTGGCTGCGCGGCCAACTCCACCACGTCCGCGCCGAGACCGACGCCTACCTCGCGACCCGCGCGGAGGCGGACGAGCGGCCGCCGGTGGGTCTGGGCCTGCAGATCCGCCAGCACTGCCTGGCCTTCTGCGAGGGCCTGCACTTCCACCACACCGCCGAGGACGCCGGTGTACTGCCCGCGCTGGAACAGCAGCACCCGGAGCTGAAGGAGACGGTCGAACGGCTGCGCGCCGAGCACCGCGCGGTGGAGCGCGTCCGCGGCGAACTGGTGGCGTTGCTGGCCGAGGTGTCCACCGCCGACCCCGACCGGTTCCGCGCCGAACTCGACCGGATGGCGGGTGATCTGGAGGCCCACCTGGACTACGAGGAGGAGCAACTGCTGCCCCTCCTGGCAGCCGTCCCGTTCCCGCCCGGAGGTCCGCAACCGTCTTCGGGCGCAGACTAA